A DNA window from Candidatus Protochlamydia naegleriophila contains the following coding sequences:
- the rsmI gene encoding 16S rRNA (cytidine(1402)-2'-O)-methyltransferase: MLYLVATPIGNLSDITYRAIETLRSCDYILCEDTRHSLHLLKHYDIHKPLKSYHKFNETQQAQSILDDLRSGQHICLICDAGTPGISDPGTALVQLCIENEIPVTAIPGPCAAIQALSCSGLPTDHFQFFGFLPRKEGELKDALLAILSYSGTTICYESPHRLLDTLHLFHALQPQRELVIARELTKKFEEFVRGTPQQLLERWHSEEPRGEIVLLVAPAANTESDWAQWSPEEHVQWMQETYSLSRKEAIKMVADLRQVPKRQIYNLFHEKD, from the coding sequence ATGCTATATCTAGTTGCAACTCCCATCGGAAATTTATCCGATATCACATATCGAGCCATCGAAACGCTGCGCTCATGCGATTATATCCTCTGCGAAGATACGCGCCACAGTCTGCATTTGCTCAAACACTACGACATACACAAGCCTTTAAAAAGCTATCACAAATTTAATGAGACTCAACAAGCGCAGTCCATCCTAGATGATCTTCGATCAGGGCAGCATATTTGTTTAATTTGCGACGCCGGAACACCTGGAATTTCCGACCCTGGAACTGCTTTAGTTCAGCTCTGCATTGAAAACGAAATCCCAGTCACGGCCATTCCCGGACCTTGCGCTGCCATCCAGGCGTTAAGTTGTTCAGGCCTTCCAACCGATCACTTCCAATTTTTTGGATTCCTACCCCGCAAAGAAGGCGAGCTCAAAGATGCCTTGTTAGCCATTCTCTCTTATTCGGGCACGACTATTTGCTATGAATCTCCCCATCGACTGCTTGACACGCTGCACTTATTCCATGCCCTACAACCTCAAAGAGAGCTCGTCATCGCGCGCGAATTGACAAAAAAATTTGAAGAGTTTGTAAGAGGAACACCTCAACAGCTCCTGGAACGCTGGCACAGTGAAGAGCCACGCGGTGAAATTGTCTTGCTGGTCGCCCCTGCAGCCAATACCGAGTCAGATTGGGCCCAGTGGTCGCCCGAAGAACATGTCCAATGGATGCAAGAGACCTATTCCCTCAGCCGTAAAGAAGCCATCAAAATGGTGGCCGATCTTAGGCAAGTTCCTAAAAGACAAATCTATAACCTGTTTCACGAAAAAGATTGA